In Candidatus Pantoea floridensis, the genomic window TGACGCTGCTGGCTGGCACCGGCCACACCGCTTTCTCCACCTTGCCGGTGATTGCCGAAGTAGCAAAAGAGCAAGGCGTGCGCCCTTCCCGTCCGTTATCGATTGCCGTCGTTGCTTCGCAAATCGCCATCACCGCCTCGCCGCTTTCGGCTGCGGTGGTGTTTTTCGCTTCCGTCCTCGAGCCACACGGCGTGAGTTATCTGGCGCTGCTCGGCGTAGCGCTGCCGTCAACCATGGCGGCAATCTTCTGTGCTGCCGTCATCACCAGCTTCCTTGGCAAAGAGCTCAAAGAGGATGAGGTGTATCAGGCGCGTTTAGCAAAGGGCGAGGTAAAGCTACGCGGTGAGCAGGTTTACCACATCAAACCCGGGGCGAAACGCGCAGTGCTATTGTTCCTGATCGGTATCGCCGCGGTGGTACTGTATGCCACAGCGATCAGCGACAGCGTTGGGCTGATCAGCAATCCCGTGCTGCCGCGCAACGAAGCTATCGTGGTATTTATGCTCACCGTTGCCACGCTGATTTGCCTGACCTGCAAAGTCGATACCGGTGAAATTCTCAGCGCCAGCACCTTTAAATCCGGCATGAGCGCCTGTATCTGCGTAATGGGTGTGGCCTGGCTGGGCGATACCTTTGTTAAAGCGCATTTGGCCGATATCCAAACCCTGGCCGGCGATATGTTGCAAAGTTATCCGTGGATGCTGGCGCTGGTGCTGTTCTTTGCCGCCACGCTGCTCTATTCGCAGGCCGCGACCACCAAAGCCTTAATGCCCGCCGCGCTGATGCTTGGGGTGTCGCCGCTGGCGGCGGTGGCTTCGTTTGCTGCGGTATCCGCGCTGTTCGTGCTGCCAACCTACCCGACGCTGCTGGCGGCGGTGGAAATGGATGACACCGGCTCAACCCGTATCGGCAAGTTTGTGTTCAATCACTCCTTTATTATCCCCGGCGTGTTGGCGATTGCCTTCTCGGTGGCGTTTGGCTTCCTGTTCGGCAGCCTGATCCTGTAGCGCCGTTACATCCTGAAAACCTCGTGGCGAGGCGGCCGTGCTATCATCGCGGCTTATTCGCCACCGGAGCTGATTCATTCGTTATGGCTGCACGACTCTTTCGCCTTGCCGGCTTTTGCCTGGCGCTGGTCTTCTGCCTTCCGGCACAAGCCTCACTCTTCTCATCCAACAACAACAGCCGCTTTGTACCGGTCGATCAGGCCTTTGCCTTTGATTTCAGCCAGCAGGGAAATCAGCTGACGCTAAGCTGGAAGGTGAAGGATGGCTACTATCTTTATCGCCAGCAAATCCACGTCACGCCGCACAAGGCGCAGATTTCTCCCCTTAGCTTGCCGCCGGGCCAGCCGCACGAAGATGAGTTCTACGGCAAAAGTGAAATCTATCCGCAGGATCTGCAGCTGCCGATCACCCTGCGCCAGGCCGATGCAGGTGCGACCGTCACCGTGACGTATCAAGGCTGCGCTGCCGCTGGATTTTGTTATCCGCCCGAAACCCGCAGTGTGCCGCTCAGCGCAGTGGCCGCCAATCAGGATGCGCCCGCTGCCAGCGCGCAGCCAACGAATCACAGCACGCCGCTGCCGTTCTCCCCGCTGTGGGCGCTGTTGATTGGTATTGGCGTGGCCTTCACGCCGTGCGTGCTGCCGATGTACCCATTGATCTCCAGCATCATTTTGGGTGGCCCGCGCCGTTATTCCATGGGACGGCTGTTTGCGCTGGCGATGGTCTACGTGCAGGGCATGGCGCTGACGTACACCGTGCTCGGCATGGTGGTCGCGGCAGCGGGATTACGCTTCCAGGCGGCGCTACAGCATCCTTACGTCTTGATTGGCTTATCGGCGCTGTTCATGCTGCTGGCGCTGTCGATGTTTGGCTTGTTCTCGCTGCAGTTGCCTTCCAGCCTGCAAACCCGCCTCACCCTGTGGAGCAATCGTCAGCAAGGCGGGTCGCTGCCGGGCGTGTTTATGATGGGTGCTTTGGCAGGTTTGATCTGTTCGCCCTGCACCACCGCGCCGCTTAGCGCCATTCTGCTGTATATCGCACAGAGCGGAAATCTGTGGGCCGGTGCCGGCACGCTGTGGCTGTACGCCTTTGGCATGGGCCTGCCGCTGATTGCCGTGACGATGTTTGGCAACAAGCTGCTGCCGAAGAGCGGGCCGTGGATGCAAACGGTGAAAGAGGGCTTTGGCTTTGTGATTCTGGCGCTGCCGGTTTTTCTGCTGGAGCGAGTCATTGGCGATATGTGGGGCTTACGTCTGTGGAGCCTGCTCGGCGTGGCGTTTTTCGCCTGGGCATTCAGCCTCAGCCTGCGGGCGACCGGCAAATGGCGGGTGCTGCAGATCCTCATGCTGGCCGCTGCGCTCGTCAGCGCTCGCCCCTTACAGGATTGGGCATTTGGCAGCGGCAGTAGCGCGCAAGCCGTGGCGCATCTGCCGTTCCACACCATCAGCAGCAGCGATCAGCTCGAGAGCGCGCTACAGCAGGCGCAGGGCCGCATCACCATGGTCGATTTGTATGCCGACTGGTGCGTCGCCTGCAAGGAGTTCGAGAAATACACCTTTAGCGACGATGGCGTGCGCAGCGCGCTGAGCCAGGTGCAGCTGCTGCAGGCCAACGTCACCGCCAACAACGCGCAGGACAATGCGCTGCTGCAGCATCTGCAGGTGTTAGGCTTGCCGACCATTCTGTTCTTCGATGCGCAAGGCAACGAGATTCCCGATTCGCGTGTTACCGGCTTCCTTAACGCCGCCGATTTCCGTGCACATTTGCACAATGTGTCGCGTTAAACGACACTGTCTGCAGGACACTGCCCGTTCGTCCGCGAGCGGGCCCGCATTCCAGAGGAGAGTCACTTGCAACGTGAACAAATACTCGAGCATGCGCTGAATGTGCTCGAACAGAGCGGCCTGGCCGCCACCACGTCTTTAGCGCAGCTGGCGGGCGAAAGCGGCCTTGAAGCGGAGCAGCTCACGCGCTTCTGGCCCGATCGTGACGCCCTGCTCTACGACGCATTGCGCTATCACGGCCAGCAAATTGATAGCTGGCGCCGCCAGGTTCAACTCAATGACCATCTCAGCGCCGAACAAAAGCTGCTGGCGCGCTACGAAGTGCTAAGCGAATACGTTAGCAAAGGCCGCTTTCCGGGCTGTTTGTTTATCGCCGCCTGTAGTTTCTACCCGCAGCCCGATCAGCCCGTCCATCAGTTAGCCGAACAGCAAAAACGCAGCTCCTGGCAGTTTACCCATGAAATTCTGGTCGATTTAGCGCTGGATAATCCCACCATGGTGGCCGATCAGATGGAGTTGATTCTGGAAGGTTGCCTGAGCAAGCTGCTGGTGAAACGCAACGTACAGGATGTGGAAACGGCGCGCCGCTTAGCGGAAGATGTGCTCGGCATTGCGCTGTGTCGTCAGAATGGCGCACTGGCGTAGCCTTTTTATCCATCTTGTCTGAA contains:
- a CDS encoding anaerobic C4-dicarboxylate transporter, coding for MVIVELMIVLLAIWLGARLGGIGIGFAGGLGVLALTLFCGLKPGAIPFDVIEIIMAVIAAIAAMQIAGGLDYLVGLAERLLRRHPRYVTFLAPLVTYVMTLLAGTGHTAFSTLPVIAEVAKEQGVRPSRPLSIAVVASQIAITASPLSAAVVFFASVLEPHGVSYLALLGVALPSTMAAIFCAAVITSFLGKELKEDEVYQARLAKGEVKLRGEQVYHIKPGAKRAVLLFLIGIAAVVLYATAISDSVGLISNPVLPRNEAIVVFMLTVATLICLTCKVDTGEILSASTFKSGMSACICVMGVAWLGDTFVKAHLADIQTLAGDMLQSYPWMLALVLFFAATLLYSQAATTKALMPAALMLGVSPLAAVASFAAVSALFVLPTYPTLLAAVEMDDTGSTRIGKFVFNHSFIIPGVLAIAFSVAFGFLFGSLIL
- a CDS encoding protein-disulfide reductase DsbD, translated to MAARLFRLAGFCLALVFCLPAQASLFSSNNNSRFVPVDQAFAFDFSQQGNQLTLSWKVKDGYYLYRQQIHVTPHKAQISPLSLPPGQPHEDEFYGKSEIYPQDLQLPITLRQADAGATVTVTYQGCAAAGFCYPPETRSVPLSAVAANQDAPAASAQPTNHSTPLPFSPLWALLIGIGVAFTPCVLPMYPLISSIILGGPRRYSMGRLFALAMVYVQGMALTYTVLGMVVAAAGLRFQAALQHPYVLIGLSALFMLLALSMFGLFSLQLPSSLQTRLTLWSNRQQGGSLPGVFMMGALAGLICSPCTTAPLSAILLYIAQSGNLWAGAGTLWLYAFGMGLPLIAVTMFGNKLLPKSGPWMQTVKEGFGFVILALPVFLLERVIGDMWGLRLWSLLGVAFFAWAFSLSLRATGKWRVLQILMLAAALVSARPLQDWAFGSGSSAQAVAHLPFHTISSSDQLESALQQAQGRITMVDLYADWCVACKEFEKYTFSDDGVRSALSQVQLLQANVTANNAQDNALLQHLQVLGLPTILFFDAQGNEIPDSRVTGFLNAADFRAHLHNVSR
- the dicD gene encoding division control transcriptional repressor DicD, whose amino-acid sequence is MQREQILEHALNVLEQSGLAATTSLAQLAGESGLEAEQLTRFWPDRDALLYDALRYHGQQIDSWRRQVQLNDHLSAEQKLLARYEVLSEYVSKGRFPGCLFIAACSFYPQPDQPVHQLAEQQKRSSWQFTHEILVDLALDNPTMVADQMELILEGCLSKLLVKRNVQDVETARRLAEDVLGIALCRQNGALA